Proteins from a single region of Palaemon carinicauda isolate YSFRI2023 chromosome 1, ASM3689809v2, whole genome shotgun sequence:
- the LOC137619295 gene encoding craniofacial development protein 2-like — translation MSIIVFYALTNDSPEERKDEYYESLQTGIDEMPDRDMKFMIDDLKAKAGNDNHCIENVMGVEGLEIHKYTWTSPCGNYKIQKDHIERRITLRNVRLYRGEDIGSDHHILIAKLKLELKAANKNLDRIPMFDINR, via the exons atgagtattatcgttttctatgcactaacaaatgattcccctgaagaaaggaaagatgaatactatgaatcaCTGCAGACTGGTATAGATGAGATGCCAGATAGGGATATGAAATTTATGATTGATGACCTCAAAGCTAAAGCAGGAAATGATAATCActgtatagaaaatgtgatgggtgttgagggtcttg aaatccacaaatatacatggacttcaccatgtggcaactaCAAAATTCAAAAAGATCACATAGAAAGAAGgataactctgagaaatgtaagattatatagaggtgaagatattggtagtgatcaccatatcctcattgccaaactgaaattagaactgaaagcaGCCAACAAAAATctagatagaatacctatgtttgatataAATAGATGA